A single Cottoperca gobio chromosome 3, fCotGob3.1, whole genome shotgun sequence DNA region contains:
- the cops2 gene encoding COP9 signalosome complex subunit 2 isoform X1 codes for MSDMEDDFMCDDEEDYDLVSEYSEDSNSEPNVDLENQYYNSKALKEDDPKAALCSFQKVLELEGEKGEWGFKALKQMIKINFKLTNFPEMMNRYKQLLTYIRSAVTRNYSEKSINSILDYISTSKQMDLLQEFYETTLEALKDAKNDRLWFKTNTKLGKLYLEREEYGKLQKILRQLHQSCQTDDGEDDLKKGTQLLEIYALEIQMYTAQKNNKKLKALYEQSLHIKSAIPHPLIMGVIRECGGKMHLREGEFEKAHTDFFEAFKNYDESGSPRRTTCLKYLVLANMLMKSGINPFDSQEAKPYKNDPEILAMTNLVSSYQNNDITEFEKILKTNHSNIMDDPFIREHIEELLRNIRTQVLIKLIKPYTRIHIPFISKELNIDVCDVESLLVQCILDNTIHGRIDQVNQLLELDYQKRGGARYTALDKWTNQLNSLNQAIVSKLT; via the exons ATGTCTGACATGGAAGACGATTTCATGTGCGACGATGAAGAAGATTACGACCTGGTATCT GAATACTCAGAGGACAGTAATTCAGAGCCAAATGTGGACTTGGAGAACCAGTACTACAACTCCAAAGCTTTGAAGGAGGATGATCCTAAAGCAGCACTCTGCAGTTTCCAGAAG GTATTGGAACtagaaggagagaaaggagaatgGGGATTCAAAGCACTGAAACAGATGATCAAAATCAACTTCAAGCTG ACAAATTTCCCAGAGATGATGAACAGATACAAACAGCTTCTTACATACATCAGAAGTGCTGTCACCAGGAACTACTCTGAAAAGTCCATCAACTCCATTCTGGACTATATCTCTACCTCCAAACAG ATGGACTTACTACAGGAGTTCTACGAAACCACACTGGAGGCTTTGAAAGATGCAAAAAATGACAGACTGTGGTTTAAAACTAACACAAAG TTGGGGAAGCTGTACTTGGAGAGAGAGGAGTACGGGAAACTGCAAAAGATCCTTAGGCAACTTCACCAGTCATGTCAG ACAGATGATGGAGAGGATGACCTGAAAAAAGGCACTCAGCTGTTGGAGATCTACGCTCTGGAGATCCAGATGTATAcagcacagaaaaacaacaagaaattgAAAGCCCTGTATGAGCAGTCACTTCACATTAAATCTGCCATTCCTCACCCGCTCATAATGGGAGTTATCAGAG AGTGTGGTGGGAAGATGCATTTGAGAGAGGGTGAGTTTGAGAAAGCTCACACAGACTTCTTTGAGGCCTTTAAAAACTACGATGAGTCTGGCAGCCCAAGAAGGACAACATGCCTGAAGTACCTGGTCCTAGCCAACATGTTGATGAAGTCAGGAATAAACCCTTTTGACTCTCAAGAG GCCAAACCATACAAAAATGACCCGGAGATCCTAGCAATGACGAATTTAGTAAG CTCCTACCAGAACAATGACATCACTGAATTTGAGAAGATCTTGAAAACAAATCACAGTAACATAATGGACGACCCCTTCATTAGAGAGCACATAGAGG agctcCTGCGGAACATTAGAACACAAGTACTTATCAAACTCATCAAACCGTACACGAGAATACACATCCCTTTCATTTCTAAG gAGCTGAacattgatgtgtgtgatgtggagAGTTTGCTGGTGCAGTGCATCTTGGATAA CACAATCCACGGCCGAATTGACCAAGTCAACCAGCTTCTAGAATTGGACTaccagaagagaggaggggCTCGCTACACAGCTTTAGACAAATGGACAAATCAGCTGAACTCTCTCAACCAAGCCATTGTCAGCAAGCTAACATGA
- the cops2 gene encoding COP9 signalosome complex subunit 2 isoform X2: MSDMEDDFMCDDEEDYDLEYSEDSNSEPNVDLENQYYNSKALKEDDPKAALCSFQKVLELEGEKGEWGFKALKQMIKINFKLTNFPEMMNRYKQLLTYIRSAVTRNYSEKSINSILDYISTSKQMDLLQEFYETTLEALKDAKNDRLWFKTNTKLGKLYLEREEYGKLQKILRQLHQSCQTDDGEDDLKKGTQLLEIYALEIQMYTAQKNNKKLKALYEQSLHIKSAIPHPLIMGVIRECGGKMHLREGEFEKAHTDFFEAFKNYDESGSPRRTTCLKYLVLANMLMKSGINPFDSQEAKPYKNDPEILAMTNLVSSYQNNDITEFEKILKTNHSNIMDDPFIREHIEELLRNIRTQVLIKLIKPYTRIHIPFISKELNIDVCDVESLLVQCILDNTIHGRIDQVNQLLELDYQKRGGARYTALDKWTNQLNSLNQAIVSKLT, encoded by the exons ATGTCTGACATGGAAGACGATTTCATGTGCGACGATGAAGAAGATTACGACCTG GAATACTCAGAGGACAGTAATTCAGAGCCAAATGTGGACTTGGAGAACCAGTACTACAACTCCAAAGCTTTGAAGGAGGATGATCCTAAAGCAGCACTCTGCAGTTTCCAGAAG GTATTGGAACtagaaggagagaaaggagaatgGGGATTCAAAGCACTGAAACAGATGATCAAAATCAACTTCAAGCTG ACAAATTTCCCAGAGATGATGAACAGATACAAACAGCTTCTTACATACATCAGAAGTGCTGTCACCAGGAACTACTCTGAAAAGTCCATCAACTCCATTCTGGACTATATCTCTACCTCCAAACAG ATGGACTTACTACAGGAGTTCTACGAAACCACACTGGAGGCTTTGAAAGATGCAAAAAATGACAGACTGTGGTTTAAAACTAACACAAAG TTGGGGAAGCTGTACTTGGAGAGAGAGGAGTACGGGAAACTGCAAAAGATCCTTAGGCAACTTCACCAGTCATGTCAG ACAGATGATGGAGAGGATGACCTGAAAAAAGGCACTCAGCTGTTGGAGATCTACGCTCTGGAGATCCAGATGTATAcagcacagaaaaacaacaagaaattgAAAGCCCTGTATGAGCAGTCACTTCACATTAAATCTGCCATTCCTCACCCGCTCATAATGGGAGTTATCAGAG AGTGTGGTGGGAAGATGCATTTGAGAGAGGGTGAGTTTGAGAAAGCTCACACAGACTTCTTTGAGGCCTTTAAAAACTACGATGAGTCTGGCAGCCCAAGAAGGACAACATGCCTGAAGTACCTGGTCCTAGCCAACATGTTGATGAAGTCAGGAATAAACCCTTTTGACTCTCAAGAG GCCAAACCATACAAAAATGACCCGGAGATCCTAGCAATGACGAATTTAGTAAG CTCCTACCAGAACAATGACATCACTGAATTTGAGAAGATCTTGAAAACAAATCACAGTAACATAATGGACGACCCCTTCATTAGAGAGCACATAGAGG agctcCTGCGGAACATTAGAACACAAGTACTTATCAAACTCATCAAACCGTACACGAGAATACACATCCCTTTCATTTCTAAG gAGCTGAacattgatgtgtgtgatgtggagAGTTTGCTGGTGCAGTGCATCTTGGATAA CACAATCCACGGCCGAATTGACCAAGTCAACCAGCTTCTAGAATTGGACTaccagaagagaggaggggCTCGCTACACAGCTTTAGACAAATGGACAAATCAGCTGAACTCTCTCAACCAAGCCATTGTCAGCAAGCTAACATGA